The following coding sequences are from one Arcobacter sp. CECT 8986 window:
- a CDS encoding PepSY-associated TM helix domain-containing protein, with translation MENSFKQSMRWLHTYSGLIVGWLLFAIFVTGTTSFYRTEINTWMKPELQYSKPSIETINIAKQKALELSNKSKIQVTLPNSRSNYISIMWFEKQKNSKKPSRVIKYYDASTGAEITPRQTRGGDFLYRFHFELYGIPKFAGRWIISIATMSMLVAIITGIIIHSRIFKDTFTFRNKANPRGWMDAHILPAVAALPFHIMITYSGLLLFIRLIMPWGIDAVYQNDFRTFFKDFSILKQMPMDKPSKNSSHYVLEKKNLDNILEKANNIWPNNIGSFSIDNENGSKIEVSPKEKSSIYSLRFDREYAIYDAKSTKLIYQSKTPAGDSVVAKTHATFETLHRARFADSFMRFIFFICGVSGIVLAGTGLILWVEKRKKKYEKKKSYGFFVVDKLNIGTIAGLFIATAAYFIANRIIGFDIENRQNFEINIFFIVWLLSYVYAFFRNSKKAWIEQFAIASVLYLLIPIINLIIYKDGVFQRDSIYNYFDISSLILSFIFAVGTYFLRRKYVKGAIK, from the coding sequence ATGGAAAATAGTTTTAAACAATCAATGAGATGGCTACATACATACAGTGGATTAATTGTAGGATGGCTTTTATTTGCTATTTTTGTGACAGGTACAACTTCTTTTTATAGAACTGAGATAAATACTTGGATGAAACCTGAACTTCAATACTCAAAACCTAGTATTGAAACTATAAATATTGCAAAACAAAAAGCACTAGAATTATCAAACAAATCAAAAATTCAAGTTACTTTACCAAATAGTCGTTCAAATTATATCTCTATTATGTGGTTTGAAAAACAAAAAAATTCAAAGAAACCAAGTAGAGTTATAAAATATTATGATGCATCAACAGGTGCTGAAATAACTCCAAGACAAACACGTGGTGGAGATTTTTTATATAGATTTCACTTTGAACTTTATGGTATTCCAAAATTTGCAGGAAGATGGATAATATCAATCGCAACTATGTCTATGCTTGTTGCAATTATTACTGGTATTATAATTCATTCAAGAATATTCAAAGATACTTTTACATTTAGAAATAAAGCAAATCCAAGAGGATGGATGGATGCACATATTCTTCCAGCTGTTGCTGCACTTCCTTTTCATATTATGATTACTTATTCTGGGTTATTGCTTTTTATTAGATTAATAATGCCATGGGGAATTGATGCAGTTTATCAAAATGATTTTAGAACATTTTTTAAAGATTTTTCTATATTAAAACAGATGCCTATGGATAAACCATCGAAAAATAGTTCACACTACGTGTTAGAAAAAAAGAATTTAGATAATATTTTAGAAAAAGCAAATAATATTTGGCCTAATAATATAGGTTCATTTTCAATCGATAATGAAAATGGTTCAAAAATAGAAGTTAGTCCAAAAGAAAAAAGTTCAATATACTCTTTAAGATTTGATAGAGAATATGCAATTTATGATGCAAAAAGTACAAAATTAATTTATCAAAGTAAAACACCAGCAGGAGATAGTGTAGTTGCAAAAACACATGCTACTTTTGAAACTTTACATAGAGCAAGATTTGCAGACTCATTTATGAGATTTATATTTTTTATATGTGGAGTAAGTGGTATTGTTTTAGCTGGAACAGGATTAATTCTTTGGGTAGAAAAAAGAAAGAAAAAGTATGAGAAAAAGAAATCTTATGGATTTTTTGTTGTTGATAAATTAAATATAGGAACAATTGCTGGTCTTTTTATTGCAACTGCAGCATATTTTATTGCTAATAGAATTATTGGATTTGATATTGAAAATAGACAAAATTTTGAGATAAATATATTTTTTATTGTATGGTTATTATCTTATGTTTATGCATTTTTTAGAAATAGTAAAAAAGCATGGATTGAGCAATTTGCTATTGCATCAGTTTTATATCTTTTAATACCTATAATAAATCTTATTATTTATAAAGATGGTGTATTTCAAAGGGATTCTATTTATAACTATTTTGATATATCTTCTCTTATTTTATCTTTTATTTTTGCAGTTGGTACATATTTTTTAAGAAGAAAATATGTAAAAGGAGCGATTAAATGA
- a CDS encoding DUF3325 domain-containing protein, with translation MILNIFLIYVSLLLLALSINKHYKLLFSKDINKKTVRLFRLIGYIVLVICLGIFINLKGLSLGTTYFVGILAPLIFFISLLFTYQSKHIIKYTLILFLISMFFTIY, from the coding sequence ATGATTTTAAATATTTTTTTAATTTATGTATCTTTACTTTTACTTGCACTTAGTATAAATAAACACTACAAACTACTATTTTCAAAAGATATAAATAAAAAAACAGTAAGGTTATTTAGACTGATTGGCTATATTGTTTTAGTTATATGTTTGGGTATATTTATAAATTTAAAAGGTCTATCTTTAGGTACTACATATTTTGTAGGAATTTTAGCTCCTTTAATATTTTTTATATCTTTACTTTTTACTTATCAATCAAAACATATAATAAAATATACTCTTATTTTATTTTTAATCTCTATGTTTTTTACAATTTATTAA